Part of the bacterium genome, GAGGATCGAATCGGGACTAACCAGGAAAATAAAGGCATCCACACCTTCGATGCCACGCAGGATTTGATCCATCCAGTTTACAGCGGGCGGAATATCCTCCCAATCCACCCATATATCGTGTTCCATTTTCACAAGCGCCTCAATGATCTTGCGCGACGTGGCCGAATCTTTTCTGGAATAGGAGACGAATAGCTTTGCCATAACTCACCTTATAAAATCAAGCTGGTGATTCCCGGATTGACCTATTCTACTTGATAAAACTTTTATGGTAAAACCAACCGCATGACATCCACAACCAACTCCAACCAAATTTCCCGCGACGCCTGGGACGCCAACGCCGAAACCTGGGATGCGCGTATGGGCGATGCAGGCAATGACTTCTTCAACCTTTTATGCTGGCCCGTGCTCGCCTCTTTTCTGGACCCGCAGCCTGATTCAGCGATCCTGGATATTGCCTGTGGCAATGGATTGACTTCGCGCCGCCTCGCCGCGTTGGGAGTCAATGTAACTGCGTTTGATTTCTCAGCTAGCCTCATCGAAAAAGCCAAAGAACGCCAAAACCCTGATTCTCGAATCTCCTATCACGTCATAGACGCAACCGACGAATCTCAACTCCTTTCCCTCGGCGAAAGCAAATTCGACTCCGCACTTTCCAACATGGCGCTCTTTGATATGCCTGAGATCGAGCCTTTGTTTAAAGCATTAAGTAAATTATTGAAGCCCAATGGAATCTTTGCCTTTTCATTGATGCATCCCGCCTTCAACAATCCTTCTGCCACGCATCTCGCCGAAGAATGGGATGATGGTCAGATCCAAACTCGTTATGCGGTTAAGGTTTCGCGTTATATCAATCAGTTCCAATCGCAGGGACTTGCCCTGCGCAACCAACCCAAACCGCAGCTTTATTTTCACCGTCCGCTCAAGGACTATCTGAACAGTGCCTTCCAAAATGGATTCATCCTTGATGGCTTTGACGAACGTGCCTTTCCACCCGATCATCCGCAAACCAGCACATTGGGGTGGGGTGGTAAATTTAGTGAGCTTCCACCTACATTGATCGCAAGGTTGAGACTGCGACAATCGTAATAAATAAAAATCTCGCCTTCTCCTCCGGAATCTAACAGTGTATTGACCTGGGGGGCTGCTGTCGCCTATTGAGGAGTTTCCGCTGTCGGGGCAACAGCGGAAACCGTTGTTGTTTCTTCAATGGGTCTGCTCATCGCGCACCCCCGCCAATGGCTGGAATCCGGCGACGCTGGTTGGCAGCTACGATGGCACAGGGGGGGGGCGTCGTCAAATCGGACTTCACACGAGGCGGCGCGCTTCCGGACGGGGTTTCTGGAAGGTTCCGGATGAAGCCCCGGGAGGATGTCGGCCTAGGTCGGGCTCCACTCCCTCCGGCGCGGCGCAGGGTTCTCCCGTTCCTTGACGGTGTGGCCGAGGCTGCGCAGTTCGTCGACGACGGCGCAGACGAGCTTGTCGAGGCTGGCGTCGATCTCCGGCGTCAGCGCCAGGCCGGTGGTGAGCTCCTTCGGCTCCACGCCGAACATGGTGATCGCGGCGGGAAGGGAGTCGGTGATGAGCGCAGTCGCCAGCACGTCGGAGAGGCCGATCTGGTGCGGGCTGATCCGCTGGTGAAAGGTCCGCGGGACGTCGTCGCCCTCGACGCGGAAGACGGTCCCGGGCGGGTGCCCCGCCGCGATCGCGTCGATGACGATCACGTGCTCCCTCCCGTCGAGGTAGCGCAGCAGCTCGACGCCCGCGGTGCCGCCGTCCAGCAGCTCAACCTCCTCGTCGAAGTCGAAGCGGCGCCGCAGTTCGTCCAGCGCGTGGATGCCGACGCCCTCGTCCGTGAGCAGCACGTTGCCGATCCCCAGCACCAGTGTCTTCACGCCACCTCCGGATGCGAAAAAGGCCCGGGAGGACCTCACGTCCCCCCGGGCCGCGTTCTTCGAGTTCCCTACAGCGCCCTGACCTTGATCGTCTTGTTCCGCTTCTTGTCCACGATGTGGATGGCGCAGGCGAGGCAGGGGTCGAAGGAGTGGATGGTGCGGATGACCTCGAGCGGGCGGTCCGGGTCGGCGACCGGCGTGCCGACGAGGGCGGCCTCGTAGGGGCCGGGCGCGTCCTGGCCGTTGCGCGGGCAGGAGTTCCAGGTGCCCGGGACGACGCCCTGGTAGTTCTTGATCTGCCCGTCCTGGATGACGATCCAGTGCGAGAGCGTGCCGCGCGGGGCCTCGTGGAAGCCGAAGCCCTTCTGCTCGCCCTTCGGGAAGACCGGCTGGTTGAACGTCGTGACGTCGCCCTTGCCGATGTTCTCCATCAGGGCCGCGAACTGCGCCTGCATGCTGTCGTTGAGGATCGCGCAGCGGATCGTGCGCGCGCCGATGCGGCCGATGGTCGAGTGCAGCGCGCCGACGCCGACCTTCGTCCCCGCCAGCGAGCTGACGGTGTCGAGCACCGCGCCGACGTACTTCTTCGCGCCCTCGTGGCCGGCGGCGACCATGCAGAGCACGTTCGCCAGCGGGCCGACCTGGGCCGGCTGCCCCTTGAAGGTCGGGCTCTTGACCCACGAGTACTTGCCGCCGGCGGACTCGGTGACGCTGTCCTTCCAGTCGGAGTACTTCGGGACCGTCTCCTCCTCCCACGGGTGGCGGGTCCAGTCGCCGTCGTACCAGGAGTGCTTGATGCTCTCCGCGACGTTGTCGCGGAAGTTCGGGTCCTGGTAGCTGGTGATGGGCATGAACTTCGAGAGGTCGCCGTCCGGGATGTAGCCGCCGGGGAGGAAGAACTTCGTCCCCTTGGTGTCCATCGGCATGTCGGGCACCGAGAGGTAGTTCGTCGTCCCCTTGCCGATGCCAGTCCACGGGGCGTACATCGCGGCGATGGCGCAGGTGTCGGGGATCATGACCTGATGGACGAAGTCGCGGGCCTCATCCAGCAGCGTCTTGACGTAGTAGAGCCGCTCCATGTTCAGGACGTCCGGCGCGTCGGGGTTGATCGGGTTGGTCACGCCGCCGACGGTCAGCGTCTGCACGTGCGGGGTCTTGGAGCCGAGGATGCTGACGATCATGTTGATGCGGCGCTGGTAGTGCAGCGCCTGCAGGTAGTGGTGCGCCGCCAGCAGGTTGACGTCCGGCGCGAGCTTCATCGCGGGGTGGCCCCAGTAGCCGCTGCCGTAGATGCCGAGCTGCCCGGACTTGACGAAGGCCGCCAGCCGGTCCTGCGAGGCCTTGATCTCGGCCACCGTGTTGTGCGGCCAGGGCGAGATCTTCGCGCCGAGGGCGGCCGCGCCCTTCGGGTCGCCCTTGGTGACCGCCGAGACCAGGTCGACCCAGTCCAGCGCCGCCAGGTGGTAGAGGTGCACGATGTGGTCGTGGGTGGCGTGCGCCCCCATCATGATGTTGCGGATGTACTGGGCGTTGAGCGGGATCTCCAGCCCGAGGGCATTCTCGACCGAACGCACTGAAGCCAGTGCGTGGACGGTCGTTCAGACTCCGCAGAACCGCTGCGTGAACGCCCAGGCGTCCCGCGGGTCCCGTCCTTTCAGGATGACTTCGACGCCGCGCCACATCGTGCCGGACGACCAGGCCTTGGAGACCTTCCCGCCCTCCACCTCGCACTCGATGCGCAGGTGGCCCTCGATCCGGGTGACCGGGTCAATTGCGATTCTCGCCATAACGCTTCTCTCCTCCCTCTCGCGGTGTTAGGCGTGCTCCGGCGCGGGCAGCACGGGCAGTTTCTTGACGAAGATCAGGTAGGCCAGGAACTCGATCGCGATGATCGCCAGCGTCACGAGGATCTCCTGGACCGACGGGAAGTAGGTCCACCCCTTCCCGGGCTGGAAGCCGATGATGTACATGTTGAACTTGAGCACCCCGCAGGCGAGCAGCAGCACGAAACCCGACTGGCAGAGGTTCTTCGCGCTCGTGCGCCTGGCGGCCGGGGCGATCATCGCCAGTGCCGTGACGAAGAGCAGGTTCTCGACCCAGAACATCAGGCCGGCCATGCCGGAGAAGGCGCTGGCCAGGGCGCCGCTGAGCAGCAGGTCGGCCCAGCGCACGACCAGGTAGGCGATCATCAGCCCCGGGATCACGCCGGCGAGCTTCGAGAGCAGGTGGGTCTCGAACGGGCGCCCGAACGAGACCGCCGAGAGGTAGGACTCGAAGAGCACGATGGCGTAGCCCATGAGGATGGCCGTGATCACGTTGTAGTACGGCAGCAGGCCCGACTGCCACAGCGGCGAGAGCTTGTAGCCGCTGATGATCATCATCGAGCCGAGCGAGGACTGGTGCATGGTCGGCAGCAGCACGCCGACCGCCACCAGGATGAACATGATCTTGTTGTAGCCCTTCGACGCGTTGGGCCCGCCGAAGCCCTCGAGGAAGGCGGGCATGAACTCCAGCACCAGGATGCCGCAGTAGGTCGCGATGCACAGCGCCACTTCGAGCATGACCGAGTTGAAGTTCATCAGGCCGGGGTTGAAGATGTTGAGCATGTTCCAGTAGCGCCCGATGTCGACGAAGACCGACACGCCGGCCAGGCCGTAGCCGAACATGCTGGTCATCACCGCCGAGCGCACCAGCGGGTGGTACTGCCCCTTGTTGAAGACGTAGACCAGCAGCGCCATCGCGTAGCCGCCGCAGCCGATGGCGGTGCCGATGAGCACGTCGTAGGTGATCCAGATCCCCCAGGGGTAGCCGTCGCTCATGTGCGAGACGGCGCCGATGCCGAACATGAAGCGCTTGGCCAGGACGAAGGCGCCGATGCCCGCGAAGGCCAGCGCGATGGCGAACATCCTCGTGAAGAGGGGCCCGCCGACGGGTTCGTGTTTTACGCTCATGCTTGCGCTCCTCCCCCTACTCGTGGTCCCGGGTGGACTTGTAGGCGGTGAAGAGGAGACCGGCCAGGAGAATGCCGGGCGCGATCATCCCCTTGTAGAGGGTGTGCTGGAGGGTCTCGGACTTGGCCGCGTAGGCCGCTTCGGGGAGCTTCGGCAGCCCGATCCTGTCGAACGGCACCCCGGAGAGCACCAGGCACTGCGTGCCCCCGACCTCGTGCAGGCCGTAGGCCTGCTTCTGGTAGTTCGCGACCACCGAGCGCACCCGCCGGCCGGACTCCATGTGGTTCAGCGGATACTCGTAGTAGCTCCCCGGCTGGAGCGCCAGCCGCCGCTCGGCCTCGGCGCGCAGGTCCGCGGTCTTCCCGTAGACCGTCGCCCCGACGGGACAGGCCTCGGCGCACGCCGCGTACTTGTTCTCCTTGAGCCGGTGGTTGCAGAGCTGGCACTTGCGGATCTGGGGGAAGGCCTGGTCCCACTCGAAGCGCGGGATCAGGAACGGGCAGGCGATCGAACAGTAGCGGCAGCCGATGCACGCGTCCTTGTTGTAGGTCACGACGCCGGTCTGGGGGTCCTTGACCATCGCCGAGACCGGGCAGGCCGAGACGCACGCGGCGTGCACGCAGTGCATGCACTGCTGCTTGACGAAGGAGTACCCGCCCTCGGTGTCCTTCGCGCCGTCGCCGGCGCGGTACGCCTTGATGACGTTCACGGTGCGCCCCGAGAGGTCGCTCGCGGCGTCCCAGATCGGCGGCTCGCCGGTGACGGTCTCGTAGGGCGGCTGCTTCATCCCGTCGGACCAGAGCGCGCCGCCCGGAACGCTGTTGGTCTCCTTGCAGCTGGCGACGCACGCCTTGCAGCCGATGCAGAGCGTCGCGTCGTAGAGCAGCCCGACGGCGCCGGGCGGCAGCTCCTTCGCGCCCGACGCCTGCGCGGGCAGGCCGTCGGCGGCGATGAGCAGCCCGCTCGCCGCGGTCAGCTTGAGAAAGTCTCGCCTCTCCATCGCCGTCTCCTTGTTACTTCTTTTTGCCTTCCTCGGCCTGGCCGA contains:
- a CDS encoding toll/interleukin-1 receptor domain-containing protein, which gives rise to MAKLFVSYSRKDSATSRKIIEALVKMEHDIWVDWEDIPPAVNWMDQILRGIEGVDAFIFLVSPDSIL
- a CDS encoding class I SAM-dependent methyltransferase yields the protein MTSTTNSNQISRDAWDANAETWDARMGDAGNDFFNLLCWPVLASFLDPQPDSAILDIACGNGLTSRRLAALGVNVTAFDFSASLIEKAKERQNPDSRISYHVIDATDESQLLSLGESKFDSALSNMALFDMPEIEPLFKALSKLLKPNGIFAFSLMHPAFNNPSATHLAEEWDDGQIQTRYAVKVSRYINQFQSQGLALRNQPKPQLYFHRPLKDYLNSAFQNGFILDGFDERAFPPDHPQTSTLGWGGKFSELPPTLIARLRLRQS
- a CDS encoding HyaD/HybD family hydrogenase maturation endopeptidase, translating into MKTLVLGIGNVLLTDEGVGIHALDELRRRFDFDEEVELLDGGTAGVELLRYLDGREHVIVIDAIAAGHPPGTVFRVEGDDVPRTFHQRISPHQIGLSDVLATALITDSLPAAITMFGVEPKELTTGLALTPEIDASLDKLVCAVVDELRSLGHTVKERENPAPRRREWSPT
- a CDS encoding nickel-dependent hydrogenase large subunit; its protein translation is MARIAIDPVTRIEGHLRIECEVEGGKVSKAWSSGTMWRGVEVILKGRDPRDAWAFTQRFCGVUTTVHALASVRSVENALGLEIPLNAQYIRNIMMGAHATHDHIVHLYHLAALDWVDLVSAVTKGDPKGAAALGAKISPWPHNTVAEIKASQDRLAAFVKSGQLGIYGSGYWGHPAMKLAPDVNLLAAHHYLQALHYQRRINMIVSILGSKTPHVQTLTVGGVTNPINPDAPDVLNMERLYYVKTLLDEARDFVHQVMIPDTCAIAAMYAPWTGIGKGTTNYLSVPDMPMDTKGTKFFLPGGYIPDGDLSKFMPITSYQDPNFRDNVAESIKHSWYDGDWTRHPWEEETVPKYSDWKDSVTESAGGKYSWVKSPTFKGQPAQVGPLANVLCMVAAGHEGAKKYVGAVLDTVSSLAGTKVGVGALHSTIGRIGARTIRCAILNDSMQAQFAALMENIGKGDVTTFNQPVFPKGEQKGFGFHEAPRGTLSHWIVIQDGQIKNYQGVVPGTWNSCPRNGQDAPGPYEAALVGTPVADPDRPLEVIRTIHSFDPCLACAIHIVDKKRNKTIKVRAL
- the hybB gene encoding Ni/Fe-hydrogenase cytochrome b subunit, translating into MSVKHEPVGGPLFTRMFAIALAFAGIGAFVLAKRFMFGIGAVSHMSDGYPWGIWITYDVLIGTAIGCGGYAMALLVYVFNKGQYHPLVRSAVMTSMFGYGLAGVSVFVDIGRYWNMLNIFNPGLMNFNSVMLEVALCIATYCGILVLEFMPAFLEGFGGPNASKGYNKIMFILVAVGVLLPTMHQSSLGSMMIISGYKLSPLWQSGLLPYYNVITAILMGYAIVLFESYLSAVSFGRPFETHLLSKLAGVIPGLMIAYLVVRWADLLLSGALASAFSGMAGLMFWVENLLFVTALAMIAPAARRTSAKNLCQSGFVLLLACGVLKFNMYIIGFQPGKGWTYFPSVQEILVTLAIIAIEFLAYLIFVKKLPVLPAPEHA
- the hybA gene encoding hydrogenase 2 operon protein HybA, which codes for MERRDFLKLTAASGLLIAADGLPAQASGAKELPPGAVGLLYDATLCIGCKACVASCKETNSVPGGALWSDGMKQPPYETVTGEPPIWDAASDLSGRTVNVIKAYRAGDGAKDTEGGYSFVKQQCMHCVHAACVSACPVSAMVKDPQTGVVTYNKDACIGCRYCSIACPFLIPRFEWDQAFPQIRKCQLCNHRLKENKYAACAEACPVGATVYGKTADLRAEAERRLALQPGSYYEYPLNHMESGRRVRSVVANYQKQAYGLHEVGGTQCLVLSGVPFDRIGLPKLPEAAYAAKSETLQHTLYKGMIAPGILLAGLLFTAYKSTRDHE